A window of the Ostrea edulis chromosome 1, xbOstEdul1.1, whole genome shotgun sequence genome harbors these coding sequences:
- the LOC125651191 gene encoding uncharacterized protein LOC125651191, translated as MLRQMCFKNFVHFKEHQSLNFCPGINILVGQNSSGKTSILEMIRRCMTKRINNHVTSSYDEMKQAYLVCRFNIGSCYGEVLHALEEATVVQPVEFTGTTSLLSVVQKIPESGVIFWRKSVCFRRNDNVTVLVVKYVVKDDNIMYNGDHTPEYFRGEVKDLWMLNDDNHNWKEGNDIEKDFSKIDHVSTDENRIDSNLCEKVLDVIEKQYVSTTPMRSINPIQWSRSQQKSSDESQGCKEAVEKAEILQTLLGNVAEVNLDKSEQIFDQITCPLVYKFHRIEDKNIIIEHRNDDPPETKRVPLLKTPEGVIEAQQLALLLAHKEFLTLCFEEPDRGMHPKMIEQLLQVLIEEENKTYLVVTHSPYFINNTTAKLTHVCVRRKHRDVSKSVHNVHSLANSENVHKITDTDGLKKILFSSRILCVEGKTDKIFIEAIFEFIRNHGHGCLSKENIQFILGHQIIVQNSNTFQEVIQSFCCPLNVECIVLLDRDAVIRLESRTNPRSIREIRVLENSGKQDMFNSWKGKPVKDFLKSEDYKKLSDCLEMKNTFIWKQGNLEETIQSAYSQKKELLTKVFGSESVRKTLICSFDRTKLTELACEMCQSEEIKSLLEFFKSIQRRDQRTNTAF; from the coding sequence ATGCTACGTCAgatgtgttttaaaaattttgtccACTTCAAGGAGCATCAGTCTCTGAACTTTTGTCCAGGAATCAACATACTGGTTGGTCAAAATTCCTCTGGAAAGACCAGTATACTTGAGATGATCAGGCGCTGCATGACAAAGCGTATCAACAATCACGTGACAAGCTCTTATGACGAAATGAAACAGGCATACCTTGTGTGTAGGTTTAACATAGGTTCTTGCTATGGCGAGGTGCTTCATGCTCTGGAAGAAGCAACTGTTGTGCAACCTGTGGAATTTACCGGTACGACGTCACTTCTCTCTGTCGTTCAAAAAATTCCCGAGAGTGGTGTAATTTTCTGGAGGAAATCTGTGTGTTTTAGAAGAAACGATAATGTCACGGTGTTAGTTGTAAAGTACGTCGTGAAAGATGACAATATCATGTATAATGGGGATCACACACCAGAATATTTCAGAGGCGAGGTGAAAGACCTCTGGATGTTAAATGATGATAATCATAACTGGAAGGAAGGAAATGATATCGAGAAAGACTTCAGCAAAATTGACCATGTGTCCACCGATGAGAATCGAATTGATTCTAACCTGTGCGAAAAGGTTCTGGATGTCATAGAAAAACAGTACGTTTCAACCACTCCAATGAGGTCCATAAATCCCATCCAGTGGAGCAGAAGCCAGCAAAAGTCGTCAGATGAATCACAAGGTTGCAAAGAAGCTGTGGAGAAAGCAGAAATTCTACAAACACTGCTGGGCAACGTCGCAGAGGTGAATCTCGATAAATCTGAACAAATATTTGATCAGATTACATGCCCTTTAGTTTATAAATTTCATAGAATCGAagataaaaatatcataattgaacaCAGAAATGATGATCCACCAGAAACGAAACGGGTGCCTCTTTTAAAAACACCAGAAGGAGTTATAGAGGCACAACAACTTGCACTGCTCTTGGCTCATAAAGAATTTCTGACACTATGTTTTGAAGAACCCGATAGAGGAATGCATCCCAAAATGATTGAGCAACTTCTTCAAGTCCTgatagaagaagaaaataaaacgtACCTTGTTGTGACCCACAGTCCATATTTTATAAATAACACCACAGCTAAGTTAACTCATGTATGCGTACGAAGAAAACATCGCGATGTCAGTAAAAGCGTTCACAACGTACATTCACTTGCTAACAGTGAAAACGTACATAAGATTACTGATACAGACGGGCTGAAGAAAATCCTCTTTTCATCACGAATTCTTTGCGTTGAAGGAAAAACGGACAAAATTTTTATTGAAgctatttttgaatttattcGAAATCATGGACACGGATGTCTTTCGAAAGAGAATATTCAGTTCATATTGGGTCATCAGATTATCGTTCAAAATTCTAATACATTTCAAGAAGTTATTCAAAGTTTTTGCTGTCCATTAAACGTTGAATGCATTGTACTCTTAGACAGGGATGCTGTAATACGACTAGAATCGAGGACAAATCCAAGATCCATACGAGAAATAAGAGTACTTGAAAACAGCGGGAAACAGGATATGTTTAATTCCTGGAAAGGAAAACCAGtcaaggattttttaaaaagtgaagattATAAAAAGCTTTCAGATTGTCTCGAAATGAAAAACACTTTCATTTGGAAACAGGGCAATCTCGAAGAAACGATACAATCTGCTTATTCACAGAAAAAAGAATTACTGACAAAAGTGTTTGGAAGTGAGTCTGTGAGGAAAACGTTGATATGTTCTTTTGACAGGACCAAACTTACAGAACTGGCCTGTGAGATGTGCCAATCTGAAGAGATAAAAAGTCTGCTTGAGTTTTTTAAATCGATACAAAGAAGAGATCAGCGAACAAACACGGCTTTTTAA